Within Petrotoga sibirica DSM 13575, the genomic segment AAAGCAAAGAGATGCCCTAATCTTAGCAGCCAAAGGCAACCTCGCGCTCTATGAGCATCCACCAATGAAAAATAGCCTTGCTGATGGCCTAATCAAAGGTGATGCAGTAATCGGTTAGCAAATTGACTGCTAAGTCAGGAAACAAGCTTTTTAAGCAACGGCCAAAAGGTCTTGCAGGGAGGAAGGGAATCTTCCCTCGCTAATCATCCTGATACTATTTTAGCATTAGGGCATCTCTTTACAAAAGAAATAATAAAAAAGAGCAAAAAACAAATTTTTAGTACCATTTTTTGAGTTTCATATCCATACATATTATACGAGGAGGATTAATTTGTGTCAGGTATTGCCGGAACAACAGCTAAAGACAAGAAAATTGTTAATAAAATATTGAACAGGATTCAACACCGAGGTCCAAAATCAACATGGGTAGAAGAAGGAGAAAAAGCAACTATAGGTTGCTGCTTGCTTTCATCAGAGGAAACAGCAAAAGAGCGAGTTTTTACAAAAGAAGGAAACGGTATTTCTGTTTTAGATGGGCATCTCTACCACGAAGATAATTTACATCTTGAAGCGGCATTCTTAATACTTGAAAATTATAGAAAATTTGGGAAAAAATTTGCAAGCTATTTAGATGGTGATTTTGCTTTCGCAATCGATGACAGAAATGATCTTATTTTAGGCCGAGATTACATCGGTTCTCATCCCCTATATTATGGCTTTAATAATAATGAACTTTATTTTTCCTCGGAAGCAAAGGGTCTTGTTGGTATAGTTAAGGAGATTGAAGAACTAGAACCTGGACACTTATTTTCATTAAAAGACGGCGTTCTACCTTATTCGACTTTCTTTGAAAGTGTCCCTTCCTTTAAAACACCGCAAGATGCGGCTAAAATACTGAAGGAATTATTAGAGAAGGCTGTTAAACGCAATATGTCAGATGGTTTTGTGGATGGAGCTTTACTTAGCGGCGGATTGGATAGCAGTATTATCGCTTATACCGCTTCTAAATATCAAAATCCCATCAAGACCTTCACAATAGGCGTTTCTCAAAATGGCGATCTTCCACGGGCAACCGAAATGGCAGAATTTATTGGTTCTTCTCATTATTGGAAAATCTTTGATAAACAAAAAATTGAAAATATTCTCCCAAAAGCTATTTATCATTTAGAATCTTTCGAAGAATCTTGTGTTCATGGCGCAGTGGCGCATTATTTAACAGCGAAATTTGCCCGTGAAAAGGGAGCAAATTGTTTGTTGTGCGGTGAAGGAGCAGATGAGCTTTTAGGAGGTTATCACGAACTAAAGCAAGCAGAGTCAAATCAAGAGATGGATAATTTTTTTGATGATTTAATGTCTAACGCCTACCGTACTGGACTCCAAAGACTCGATAGATCCTTCTCAGCTCATGGAATCGAATATCGCACTCCTTTTCTTGATAGACGTGTGGTGAATTTTTGTAATCAAATACCAAATGAATGGAAAATTTATGGACCTGAAAAAATTGAAAAATGGATCTTAAGAAAAACTTATGAACATGATTTACCTAACAACATTGTAAATCGAAGAAAAGAACCCTTTGCTAATGGTAGCGGTGTATCTGATATCATAAAAGATATTTCACAACAGAAAGTCTCAGAATTTGAAAGAAGGCCGAGTACATTTCAAAATTTAGATGTTGATTGGGAGTTTACATCTCCCGCTGAGTTTTATTATTACCGTTTATTTAAAGAATTCTTTCCAGATAAATCTTATGAACGTTTAGTAACCAGATGGAATCCCTTATTAAATTGATAAACGGCGAAATTCTCCCTTAAAGATATGGTTGGAGAACGGGGCGAAGGGGCGCTAAAACTGGTTTCATGTAACTTAAATTGATGGAGGTGTTAACTTTGAAAAAATTGACAATGCTTGTGTTGGTCGTTGTATTTTCTTTAACTGCGCTTTTTGGTGCAACTTTAACCGTAGGTGCTTCAAATTTCACGGAACAGTACATATTTGGTGAACTCATATCTGCTTTACTTGAAGAAAACAATTTTAATATCGATAAAAGATTTGGCTTAAATACTTTAGTGAGAAGAACAGGTATGTTGAACGGCCAAATAGATATTTCCGCAGATTATACAGGAACAGCCTGGACAACGTATTATCATAAAGAGGAATTGATTTACGACCCAGTAGAATTATACAACCAAGTTAAAAGCATAGATAAAGAAAAAGGGTTAGTATGGCTAGATCTAACCAGTATAAACAACTCATATGCCCTGGCTATGAAAAGGGAAAGCGCAGAAAGTTTAGGCATTGATACCATATCTGAACTTGCCGAATATGTAAATGATCATCCTGGGGAAATGAAAATAGCAATTGACTATGAATTCTTCGAAGGTGCAATGAATATTTTCGAAATGGCAGAAACATACAACATGAACATATCCAAAAATGATGTTAAAACTATGCAGTGGGGTTTAACCTATGAGTCTTTGAATCAAGGAGATGCTGATATAACAATGGTCTTTACCACCGATTCTCAGCTACTGAAATACGACTTAAAGGTTTTGGAAGACGATAAACATTTCTTCCCTTTTTATCATGTAGCTGTTGTGGTGAGAGAAGATACTTTAGAAAAATATCCTGAGATAGCAGAAATATTGAGACCTTTTGCTATGTACTTAAACCAAGATATAATCATAAGGTTAAATTATTTAGTAGATGTTGAGGGTGTTGAACCAGAAGTTGTTGCAAGAGATTATTTAGAAGGTTTAGGCTTGATAGATTAATCTCGTTTATTACATAAAAAGCCAGGAGATTCCTGGCTTTTTATTTTCTTAAAGAGTTCGACAATCTTGAACCAACAAATTGGGTTATCTGAGTCAAGAAGATTAATATTGCCACGTCGTATAGAAGAACATCCATTCTAAACCTTTGATATCCGTAATTTATCGCCATTGCCCCAAGGCCTCCGGCTCCCACAGCTCCTGCTATAGCTGTGTAAGTTATTAAGTTTATAACCAACAAAGTAATATTTGAAACCATCTCCGGGGCAGTCTCAGGTAATAATACTTTAAATATAAACTGTCTGTTGGTCATACCCATAGATACAGATGTATCTAGTAACCCTTGTGAAAGATTGTTAAAAGAAGTTTCAGCCAATCTTGCCATAAAAGGAATCGCTGCTATAGACAATGGCACAATTGCTGCGGTTGAACCGATTATCGTTCCTGTTAATAATCTTGTTAAAGGGATTATCAAAATAATAAGGATGATAAAAGGTATTGATCTAAATATATTTACAATCCAATCTAAAACGGAATACCAGGTTTTTGCAGCTTTCTTATCACTCTTAGACAACATGTAGAGCGCAATTCCCAACGGAATACCTAACAAAACGGCTATAAAGCCAGAAACGAAGGTCATGTATAACGTTTCAAGAGTAGCTATAAAGAGATCTTGGATCATTTATTTCAACACCTCAACTTTGTAAACATTGGCAGAGAGCTCTTCTAAAAACTTTTCCATTTCCCTTTGCGTAGAAATAACCTCGACTATTAAAGTTCCATACGGATTGTCTTTCAAATGTTCTATCTTACCGTAGAGTATGTTCAATGTGATGTCATATTTTTTGGTGATATTATGTAAGATAGGTTCATGAGTTTTTTCTCCCCAAAAAACTACCTTTATCAATCTATCGTTTTCTCCTTTAACAACCTCTTTTACCCTTTTCCAATCTACGTTTATTTCTTGATAAAATTCTTTATTCAGTTCATTTTCTTTTTCAATAAAAAATTCGTGGACTTTACCAAAAAAATCAACCGTTCCATTTTTTAAATAAACCACCTTATCACAAATCTTTTTGATCACGTCCATTTCATGAGTAACAATCAAAATTGATTTTTTCATACTCTTATTGATTTCTAATATGAGATCTAAAATTCTTTGTGTTGTACTTGGATCTAAAGATGATGTGGGCTCATCAAACAAAATAATATCAGGATTATTTATCAATGCCCTTGCTATAGCTGTTCTTTGTTTCTCTCCTCCCGATAACAGGGAAGGATAAGAATCCTTTTTATGAAGGAGATTCACATCTTTCAATATCTTATTAACACGAATTTCTATTTCCTTTTTAGGCAATTTTTCAATTTCAAGGGGAAGAGATACATTTTCAAATACCGTTCTAGAACTCAACAAGTTGAAATGTTGGAATACTATACTAATCTTTTTTCTCACGTTTCTCAATTGGTTATTATTTAATTTTGTTAGATCTACTTTATCCAAGAAAATCTCCCCGGAAGTAGGAGCTTGGAGCAGGTTCATCGTTCTCAAAAGAGACGTTTTCCCCGCTCCGGATAGACCAATAATCCCCAGAATTTCTCCATCTTCAACTGTAAAATTTACGTTTTTTAAGACATGATTTTTGTTATCATATATGAGATTAAGATTTTTTATTTTTAACAACTAAGTTTCTCCTTTTGTATTATTTTATGAAAGCTCAAAATACAGGTACTACGGCACCATTATAATTCTCTATAATAAATTTTCTAACCTTATCGGTTGTTAAAACTTTAATCAAAGCTTTTACTAGTTCATCGTCGACACGGCTTTCCTTTACAGTTATTATGTTGGCATATGGAGATTGGGCTCCTTCGTAGAATACCGCATCTTCCAATGGGTTTAGCCCTGCTTCTATAGCATAATTTGTGTTAATTACTGCCCCAACAACATTTTTATCTTCCTTATAAGTCCTGGGCAAATACGGTGCTTCAAGCTCTTTGAATACCAAACCGTATGGATTTTCAACAATATCCTTGATAGTTGCCACTAAAGGATCCTCTCTCTCCCTAAGCTTAATCACTCCATATTCTTGAAGAAGCAACAAAGATCTACCTTCGTTGGTAACATCGTTAGGAATTATGATTAAATCGCCTTTTTTAAGGACATTTAAATCTTTTTTCAAATAAAACCCCATAGGTTCAACATGGATCTTAGCAACAGACACCAAGTCTGGCAACTTGCGTTCCCTTTTAAAAGTTTCTAAATATGGTTCATGCTGAAAATAATTCGCATCTATAGAACCGTCTTCCAAAGCCAAATTGGGTTGAACATAATCCGTGAAAATTACTATCTGAAGCTCTACACCAGTTTTTTCTTTAAAATCATCTTTTATAAACTCTAAAATCTCAGCGTGCGGAACTGGAGTAGCTCCAACTTTGAACGTATTCCCACCAAAGCCAAATAAAGCATATCCTTCAACGAAAAACAATGTTAAAAAAATAAATAATGAAACCAAAACCTTTAATACACACTTACTTCTTTTCATACTAAATCCCTCCCTCGGAATATATGTTTTAGTACCCTTTCACCCCGTAACCCTTTTAAAATCAAAATCTTATACCTGAAAAAATTCTATAATTAGAACTTTATATACAAAAAACCTCTTCCGGTAGAATGGAAGAGGTGTATTTTTATAATTCTTATCCTCTCCTTATCTCCCAGAATTATTCTGCAGGATTTGGCACCATTGCATAATTTTGTTAAATTATGCAGGTTGCCGGGCTTCTTCGGGCCAGTCCCTCCGCCTCTCTCGATAAGGAATCAAAACTTATTAATTTAACCTATACTATCATATTTCTTTTTGGAAGTCAAGCCAATTTTATCTCTTTTGCCATCGCTTTTGCCAATTCACTTAATTTCTTAAAATCTTCCTCTTTTGCAGATAACCTTGCTTCAACCGGTTCAGTAACAAGCGGCCATTTCATTTGCTCATTGTACTTAACTATAGTAGATACTCCGCCTCCGCTCCAACCATATGTACCAAAGATACCTAAAACATGATTTTTTATATTGGTATGAGCCAACCATTGAACTAACGATTCCATATAAGGAAAAAGACCTTGGTTATACGTTGAGCTTCCAAGTATTAGCCCTTTGTACCTCCAAATCTCGTTAATTATATAAGAAATATGCGTTTTTGATACATTCATTATTTTGATCTTTTTAATGCCCTCTTCAGCCAATTTTCTTGCCACATAATCTGCCATTTCTTCTGTATTACCATACATCGAACCATAAGCTATTACTACACCTTCTTCGGTTTCGTATTTACTCCATTTATCATACAAAGAGTAAATTCTGTCTGGATTTTTTCTCCAAATTGGTCCATGTGTAGAAGCGATTATTTTTATATCTATATTAGCTTCATTCAATTTATTTAAGGCCCTTTGTACCATAGGAGAGAACTTTCCAACTATATTAGAAAAATATCTTCTGATTTCATCTTCAAAGAAATCTATTTTTACTTCATCGTCGAATATTCCCCCGTCTAAGGTCCCAAATCCACCAAAGGCATCACCTGAGAACAAAATTTTATCCGTTTCATCATAAGTCATCATCGTTTCTGGCCAATGAACCATTGGAGTTAGGTAAAACCTCAGATTATGCTTTCCTAAATTCAGAGATTCACCATCTTTTATCTCATGAAAATTATCTTTAACCATATAAAGGTTTTCTATAAATTGAAAAGTAGTTCTGTTACCCACAATTTTTAAATTGGGAAATTTTTGCAAAAGTTCTGGAATCGCCCCAGAATGATCAGGCTCCATATGATTGATGATTAAATAATCAAGAGGTTTACCGTTTAAAAGTTTTCTAATTTTATCAAAAAACTCAGTCACTTTCCATTCTTTAACCGTATCGATTAAAGCTGTTTTTTCATCTAAGATTAAATAAGAATTATAACTAACCCCTCTATCAAGAGGCCATAAACTTTCAAAAAGCTGAGTGTCTCTGTCGTTTACCCCAACATAGTAAATACTGTCGCTAATTTTTATGGAAACATTCATACTTTCATCCTCCTTTGAATTTTAAGTTTTAAAGTTAGCTTACTCAACTTCTCTAATATTTTGTCGTTCTGATTTTGATATAATCGAATGAGGTAGGAATCTTTTCCAGCCTTTTCTTCAAAATATATTTTATCACATAATCCAGCTCGTTTTATGGTCGATTTTAACTAACTTTTACCTTACAAATCGTTAAATTGTTTGAAGTTCCCTTTTTTTCAAGGCAATATTATCAAAATAAAACAATTCAAAATTTTGTAAATTATTATCTTTTTTGTCGTGTTATAATACAAATAACAATTAATTTATAAAATATTCTATAAACACTGTGGGTGGGGAGCACATTAAAATATTCTATACAAAGAGGTGGGCGGCAGTATATGGAACAAATAACAAAACATCTTTCAAGAAAAAATATTTGTGAAGAAATAAAACCCGGGGCCTCTTCCTTAATAATATTTGGAGCCTCAGGAGATTTAACTTTTAGAAAATTAATCCCTTCTATATATACGTTGTTCAAAAAGAACCTTTTACCCAACGAATTTTTCTTACTGGGAGTAGCTAGGTCTAAATTCACCGCGGAGGAATACCGCCAAGAAATAAAAAATAGATTATTGGAAGAAAACGAAGATAACTTTATAATTTCAAAATTCATTGAAAAAGTTTTTTATACTTCAGGTTTCTACGACGATGATTCCCTGTACCTGGAACTAAAAAATAAACTAAATTATTTCGATAAAATCTTTAACACCCACGAAAATCATCTTTTTTATCTTTCAACCCCTCCAAATGTCTATTTAGAAATAATTAAACGTTTGGGGAAGTTTAACTTGACCAAAGAAAGTGAAAATTCTTATTCAAGAATAATAATAGAAAAACCTTTTGGCAGTAATTTTAACACATCCAAAGAATTAGACGAGGAACTTCATAAGTATCTAAATGAAACCCAAATATACAGAATTGACCATTATCTTGGTAAAGAGACCGTTCAAAATATAATGATGCTCAGATTTGCAAACATTGTTTTTGAACCCATATGGAATTACAAATACATAGATAACGTCCAGATAACCGTGGCTGAAACATTAGGCGTAGAACATAGGGCTGGATACTTTGAACAAGCTGGCTTATTACGAGACATGTTTCAAAACCATATGATGCAGCTTTTAACTTTGGTAGCAATGGAACCTCCTGCTTCCCTTGAAGATACAAGCGTTAGGGACGAAAAGACAAAACTATTGAAAGCTATAAGACCCTTTGAAAAAGAGAAGATAGATGAATACTTTGTAAGAGGCCAATATATTGACGGAATGATCAATGGAAAAGAAGTTCCTGCTTATACAGAAGAAAAGAATGTTGATCCACACTCTTTTGTAGAAACATTTGTAGCGTCTAAATTTTTAATCGACAATTGGAGATGGAGCGGGATACCTTTTTATTTAAGGGCAGGCAAAAGATTGAAAAGAAAGGTTACAGAAATCGCCATAATCTTTAAAGACGTTCCCCATTCGATATTTGCTAAAAACGATATAACATTAGAGAAAAATGCCCTCATTCTAAATATACAACCAGACGAAGGGTTTTCACTGAAGATCCAAGCCAAACAACCCGGTTCCAAGCTTTGTTTAAATACATTAACTATGGATTTCAATTATGACGAATTCTTCAAATTCAAAGGTCCTGATGCATATGAAAGGCTTCTTTTGGACGCCATGTTGGGTGATCAAACACTTTTTGTAAGAAGTGACGCTATGGAAATTTCTTGGAAAATCTTCACCCCTGTTTTAGAAAAATGGGAAGAAGAAAAACATAATGGGCTGAGATTATACAAAAGTGGTACCTGGGGACCAAAAGAATCTTTTGAGTTATTAGAAAAAGATAATAGAAGTTGGCGAAACTTAGACTTTGAAAGTGAGGATTTATATGCAAGCAAAGTTTTTTGAAGATCCCCAAAAGTTCCAAAAAGAGACCGCAAACCTAATTTATAAACTGTATAAAAAAAGCATAGAAGAAAATAAATTATTCACCTTAATGCTCTCAGGCGGAAGAACACCACTTCCTGTTTATGAAGAATTAGCATCAGAGTACAAAGATAAAATAAATTGGGAGAAGGTCCACATTTTTTGGGGAGACGAAAGATACGTCGATCAAAAAAGTGAAGAAAGTAATTTCAAATGGGCACACGATTTGCTAATAAGCAAAATTAATATCTCTTCAAACAATGTACACAGGATAAAAACAGAACTGCCTATAGAAAAAGCAACACAAGAGTACGTAAAAAAAATAATCAACTTTTTTGGACAACAAAATCCTATTTTTGATCTGATACTACTAGGAATAGGAGAAGATGGCCACACAGCATCTTTGTTCCCTTCAAGTGACACTTTAAAAGAAAGCAAAAAGCTCTTCACAGTCACACCACCTTCTGGAACACCTAAATTACCAAGAATTACAGCCACGTACAAATTGCTGAACAAGGCAAGAAATATCCTTTTTCTAAGTTCATACAAAGGGAAAGAGAAAGTAATAGATGAAATCCTAAACCACCCTAAGATAGCAGAAGAAAAATTTCCAGCTGCAAAGGTTAAAGTTAAGAATACTTATTTTTTCATAAAAATATAGGGACTGTTTGACAGTCCCTATTGAATTGATAATTATGAGTTAAGAAATTATCTAAAATTCTCCCATCATTTAGAAAAAAATCTTAAAATTTCTTTGTTTTTGTAATTAACCATATAATTAATTCTTTGGTATAATTATTAAAACAGTTTTTAACTGATTCTGTGCCGGAAAGAGGGAGGGTAATTAGAAATGTTCAACATAGCTGTCATAGTTAACACTTTAGCCGTTTTAATTGGAGGCACACTGGGAACGCTTGTAGGAAATAAATTGCCGGATAATTTGAGACTGATTTTATTTCAAAGTGTTGGTATAACTACCTTTTTGATTGGAGTAGGGATGGGGTTAGATGCAAGCAATTTGATCGTGGTTTTAGTATCTTTGGCGCTTGGAGGAGTAATTGGAGAATTATTGAGAATAGAAAAAGGTCTAGGAAAATTGGCAAACATCGTTGAAAGGTCACAAGGAGAAACACCGTTTGTAAGAGGATTTATTACCGCTACCGTTCTTTTTGTCATCGGACCTATGACGATAATTGGATGTCTAAATGCTGGTCTTTCAGGAGACAACTCTGTTATTTTCTTAAAATCTGTTCTTGATGGAATTTCTTCTATGATCTTAGCCTCGGCGTATGGAGTAGGGGTTACATTCTCTGCTGTGAGTGTTTTCTTAATTCAAGGTTCTATAGTTAGTTTAGCTGGGATGCTTTCCTTCCTTTCAAATCCTTATTATTTGAACGATTTTACAGCCGTAGGAGGAGCAATGATAATCGCCATTGGAATAAGACTTTTGGAGATAAAAGATATAAAAGTAGGAAACTTCCTTCCTTCTTTGATAATTGTTGTCTTGATAAATTATATTCTTACCTTTTTTGGCAGGTTTTGACAAATTCCTACAAAATATGTTATAATAATTGATAGAAAAGGTAATAAACGTTTTCTTCTTATTTAAACTACTATTCATATCTCTACCACTCATACTATATTCGCCCATATTTCTAATACAGATGAAGTAAACAAAATTAATCATAAAACCTTTTTTAAAAGGGGTTATTTTTCGTTACTTGATAAAAATGTGGAAAGGAGGAATCAAAATGCTTAGATTAGAAGATGCCTTATGGAAGTTGGAAAAATATGAGGATGAACTGTTATCTAATACGATACTTTACAATCAACTTCCTTTAAAAAATTTCGATGAACAAAAAAACTTTATAATAAACAGATTAAAAGAAATGAATCTAACAAACATTAAGGAAGATGATGAAGGAAACGTATATGTTTCTTTTGTTAACGACGATGCTTCTCCTGCGGCTCTTGTTTTCACTACTATAGATGAGATACAAGATCCACTTGTTGAAAGATTTGCAAGGGTATTAAAAGGAAAAATCGAAGGTTTAAAAATCGTCTCTTCTTCACTTAAAGTAGCAGCTCTTTTGACATTGATAAAGTTTTTACACTCTGAAAAAGTAGACTTAAGAAAGAATGTATTTTTCCTCTTTCTTAATCAGGCAAGAAAAAACAAATTTTTAAGTTTAGGAGAGTTTTTACAAGAAAATATGAAAAGTTTGGACTATGCCATTAAAGTCAATGGCATAAATTTAGGAGATCTTGGTCATCGGTCTTTAGGAAAATATGTTTACAAATTAAAGTTTTATTCTCGAGATTCAATTCATAAAACTTCTAAATCTCCATCAACCTTAGAGATATTGTACAGAATAACTTCCAATCTAAAAGAAAATGCTGATATGGAAGGCACATCTATAAGCATCTTGAAACTTGACAAATTCGAATACAACACGGAAGTAATATTAGAGATAAAGAGCGAAGGAGATCAGGATTTAGAAACCATAAGTGAAAACTTAAGATCCACCGTTACAGAATTGGCAGAAAGATACAATTTAAAAATAAAATTGAATCTGCTTTCCTACATACCAACTACTTTCATACCGAAAGATCATCCCTTGATCGAACAGATCAGAGAGATTCAGAATAATTTAAACATTAAAACTAAGTTAGTTCCTTTAGACAAAGACGAGGCTTTGATAATTAAATCAGGTATTCCTGCAGTTTCACTCGGTATAGCAAAAGGTGAAATATTAGATGGCTCAGAATACTTCGAAAGAGATGGTGTCATGAAAGGGCTAAATCAAATTTTGATGGTAGTTGATAATGTAACAACTGAAAACTTTGCTGAAGAAGAGATAGGTCAAGACATAATAGGCGAAGAAAAAGATTAAAAAAGATTAATCAGAAAGGAAGGTAAAAGATGAAGGATAATGTCTTAAAACGTTCTTTTCACCATTCAAAGTTTGAAAACATTAAAGAGCTTGTTAAATTAAAAGAAAAACAAGATGTCAAAATATCCCTTGCTTTTCCTTCTTTAAACGAAGAAAAAACAATTGGTAAAGAGATAATCATTATGAAAACAGAACTTATGGAAAAATATCCCTTATTGGATGAAATAGCCGTGATTGATTCTGGATCAGAAGACGAAACGGTTTCTATAGCAAAAGAGTATGGCGCTAAAGTTTTTTACTCTAGTGATATTTTACCAGAATACGGTTTTTACAAGGGAAAAGGAGAAAATTTATGGAAAAGCTTATACGCACTTAATGGCGATATAATAGTTTGGGTGGATTCAGATATAGAAAACATACATCCAAAATTCGTTTACGGTTTAGTTGGTGCTTTGTTGAATTATCCAGA encodes:
- the zwf gene encoding glucose-6-phosphate dehydrogenase → MEQITKHLSRKNICEEIKPGASSLIIFGASGDLTFRKLIPSIYTLFKKNLLPNEFFLLGVARSKFTAEEYRQEIKNRLLEENEDNFIISKFIEKVFYTSGFYDDDSLYLELKNKLNYFDKIFNTHENHLFYLSTPPNVYLEIIKRLGKFNLTKESENSYSRIIIEKPFGSNFNTSKELDEELHKYLNETQIYRIDHYLGKETVQNIMMLRFANIVFEPIWNYKYIDNVQITVAETLGVEHRAGYFEQAGLLRDMFQNHMMQLLTLVAMEPPASLEDTSVRDEKTKLLKAIRPFEKEKIDEYFVRGQYIDGMINGKEVPAYTEEKNVDPHSFVETFVASKFLIDNWRWSGIPFYLRAGKRLKRKVTEIAIIFKDVPHSIFAKNDITLEKNALILNIQPDEGFSLKIQAKQPGSKLCLNTLTMDFNYDEFFKFKGPDAYERLLLDAMLGDQTLFVRSDAMEISWKIFTPVLEKWEEEKHNGLRLYKSGTWGPKESFELLEKDNRSWRNLDFESEDLYASKVF
- a CDS encoding glycine betaine ABC transporter substrate-binding protein produces the protein MLTLKKLTMLVLVVVFSLTALFGATLTVGASNFTEQYIFGELISALLEENNFNIDKRFGLNTLVRRTGMLNGQIDISADYTGTAWTTYYHKEELIYDPVELYNQVKSIDKEKGLVWLDLTSINNSYALAMKRESAESLGIDTISELAEYVNDHPGEMKIAIDYEFFEGAMNIFEMAETYNMNISKNDVKTMQWGLTYESLNQGDADITMVFTTDSQLLKYDLKVLEDDKHFFPFYHVAVVVREDTLEKYPEIAEILRPFAMYLNQDIIIRLNYLVDVEGVEPEVVARDYLEGLGLID
- a CDS encoding DUF554 domain-containing protein, which codes for MFNIAVIVNTLAVLIGGTLGTLVGNKLPDNLRLILFQSVGITTFLIGVGMGLDASNLIVVLVSLALGGVIGELLRIEKGLGKLANIVERSQGETPFVRGFITATVLFVIGPMTIIGCLNAGLSGDNSVIFLKSVLDGISSMILASAYGVGVTFSAVSVFLIQGSIVSLAGMLSFLSNPYYLNDFTAVGGAMIIAIGIRLLEIKDIKVGNFLPSLIIVVLINYILTFFGRF
- the pgl gene encoding 6-phosphogluconolactonase, producing the protein MQAKFFEDPQKFQKETANLIYKLYKKSIEENKLFTLMLSGGRTPLPVYEELASEYKDKINWEKVHIFWGDERYVDQKSEESNFKWAHDLLISKINISSNNVHRIKTELPIEKATQEYVKKIINFFGQQNPIFDLILLGIGEDGHTASLFPSSDTLKESKKLFTVTPPSGTPKLPRITATYKLLNKARNILFLSSYKGKEKVIDEILNHPKIAEEKFPAAKVKVKNTYFFIKI
- a CDS encoding MetQ/NlpA family ABC transporter substrate-binding protein; amino-acid sequence: MKRSKCVLKVLVSLFIFLTLFFVEGYALFGFGGNTFKVGATPVPHAEILEFIKDDFKEKTGVELQIVIFTDYVQPNLALEDGSIDANYFQHEPYLETFKRERKLPDLVSVAKIHVEPMGFYLKKDLNVLKKGDLIIIPNDVTNEGRSLLLLQEYGVIKLREREDPLVATIKDIVENPYGLVFKELEAPYLPRTYKEDKNVVGAVINTNYAIEAGLNPLEDAVFYEGAQSPYANIITVKESRVDDELVKALIKVLTTDKVRKFIIENYNGAVVPVF
- a CDS encoding methionine ABC transporter permease encodes the protein MIQDLFIATLETLYMTFVSGFIAVLLGIPLGIALYMLSKSDKKAAKTWYSVLDWIVNIFRSIPFIILIILIIPLTRLLTGTIIGSTAAIVPLSIAAIPFMARLAETSFNNLSQGLLDTSVSMGMTNRQFIFKVLLPETAPEMVSNITLLVINLITYTAIAGAVGAGGLGAMAINYGYQRFRMDVLLYDVAILIFLTQITQFVGSRLSNSLRK
- a CDS encoding methionine ABC transporter ATP-binding protein, coding for MLKIKNLNLIYDNKNHVLKNVNFTVEDGEILGIIGLSGAGKTSLLRTMNLLQAPTSGEIFLDKVDLTKLNNNQLRNVRKKISIVFQHFNLLSSRTVFENVSLPLEIEKLPKKEIEIRVNKILKDVNLLHKKDSYPSLLSGGEKQRTAIARALINNPDIILFDEPTSSLDPSTTQRILDLILEINKSMKKSILIVTHEMDVIKKICDKVVYLKNGTVDFFGKVHEFFIEKENELNKEFYQEINVDWKRVKEVVKGENDRLIKVVFWGEKTHEPILHNITKKYDITLNILYGKIEHLKDNPYGTLIVEVISTQREMEKFLEELSANVYKVEVLK
- a CDS encoding asparagine synthase-related protein, which gives rise to MSGIAGTTAKDKKIVNKILNRIQHRGPKSTWVEEGEKATIGCCLLSSEETAKERVFTKEGNGISVLDGHLYHEDNLHLEAAFLILENYRKFGKKFASYLDGDFAFAIDDRNDLILGRDYIGSHPLYYGFNNNELYFSSEAKGLVGIVKEIEELEPGHLFSLKDGVLPYSTFFESVPSFKTPQDAAKILKELLEKAVKRNMSDGFVDGALLSGGLDSSIIAYTASKYQNPIKTFTIGVSQNGDLPRATEMAEFIGSSHYWKIFDKQKIENILPKAIYHLESFEESCVHGAVAHYLTAKFAREKGANCLLCGEGADELLGGYHELKQAESNQEMDNFFDDLMSNAYRTGLQRLDRSFSAHGIEYRTPFLDRRVVNFCNQIPNEWKIYGPEKIEKWILRKTYEHDLPNNIVNRRKEPFANGSGVSDIIKDISQQKVSEFERRPSTFQNLDVDWEFTSPAEFYYYRLFKEFFPDKSYERLVTRWNPLLN
- a CDS encoding FprA family A-type flavoprotein, with amino-acid sequence MNVSIKISDSIYYVGVNDRDTQLFESLWPLDRGVSYNSYLILDEKTALIDTVKEWKVTEFFDKIRKLLNGKPLDYLIINHMEPDHSGAIPELLQKFPNLKIVGNRTTFQFIENLYMVKDNFHEIKDGESLNLGKHNLRFYLTPMVHWPETMMTYDETDKILFSGDAFGGFGTLDGGIFDDEVKIDFFEDEIRRYFSNIVGKFSPMVQRALNKLNEANIDIKIIASTHGPIWRKNPDRIYSLYDKWSKYETEEGVVIAYGSMYGNTEEMADYVARKLAEEGIKKIKIMNVSKTHISYIINEIWRYKGLILGSSTYNQGLFPYMESLVQWLAHTNIKNHVLGIFGTYGWSGGGVSTIVKYNEQMKWPLVTEPVEARLSAKEEDFKKLSELAKAMAKEIKLA